The stretch of DNA CACCTCGATTAAGGTAAAATTGCGCGTCCTTCAAGTATAGCTTGACCTGCTCTATTACTGTTTGAAGCCTCGACGCAACATTGGAATGATTTAGTTGCCTCAGGGCCTCCTCTACGTTCTCTATGTACTTTGAAGCCTTCTCTTTACAGACTCGCTCCAACCGGTAAGCACCTCGCGTTTAACTCCAAGCCTGTAATGCAAGAAATCTATTTCTGTATCGTGTAGGACGCCCGGAATGATTAAAGAGTGAGGCGGTGGGGATTTTTCTAGCTTTGTCGCCTCCTCTAGGCTACCGATAAAGATTTCCTCATCTGGTGACAGTGCCCTGGAAACTCCTATCACTAGCATGTTGGGCTCGACTACTCTCTCGCGGAACCTCTCCTCGAGCCCCAGGAGCACAGAAGCGGCATCAGGTATGCTCATGAACACACCATCCTCAGTCCTCATTTCCAAGAGGAGCAATGTGTGCAAACCCCGAGAGAGATTGTCACCCAGAACCTTGTATGTTGTGTATGGAAAGTACCCAACCCCCTCGTCTGGAAAGACGAGAGTGGCTATTCTGCCAAACTTGTAGACGTGCAGGCCTGTAGAGCAGAGGATAGCGTCGAAAACAGAAGGTGCAGGGTATATTTCTACGGGGACTCCGAGCCTGTAAGCCTCGGAGACTATGTATGCATGCGTTGTGGCGAAGAAGGGGTTTCCGTAGGTCAGAATAGCAACCTTATTAGTCCGCGCCAGTTCGAGTATTTCGCGGAGCCTGCCATTCTCTAAGTCGCTGCGAGTCAGGCCCTCCACTTTCTTCCCAATAACATCTTCCAGAACTCTTTTCGAGAAGCCAGGCGTGATGCTCGTGTACTCCTCTAGGAACACCAGCTCAGCTGTCTTTAATGCTTCAACGAGTCCAAGCGAGACGTCCCGAAGACCCCAGATACCTACTCCTCCGACTATCAGCATACTAACGATGCATTTATAGTGTACCAGCAGCGCCTTTTTAGATTTCCCGAGTTTCTTCCCGCGATCAACTCGCGACCCCCGCTTACTACGGACTGGAAGAGGTTGTGGGAGGATGTCTACTAACGCCCTACAGCTTTTAGCCTTTAGTCGACACATTACATGAGAATTTTTGTACCCCAGCATCCACTTAAGCATGAGAGTTGAGGTAAGTGTGGGATCTGGGCGCCGCTCGTGGCTCGAAACAACGGCTCCGTGAAGCTTTTCTGGCGCTCTAAAGGGAGCAAAGCCGCACCTAAGGGTCTACGCCACGGAGTACGTTAATGGTGACTTGAAAAGACTATGCTCAGGAGACACCAGGGAGGCGTTTGCGGGTAATATCCGCTACGTCTACCTTACACTAAGGGCACATAACCCGCTCGTGTTGCTCGGCCACGGTGCCGTGGACTTGGAGTGCGAAAGTAATGCATTAGGCCCCATCAGGCGTGTAGCTTCGGCCACCTCCGATGTTACGTGGCCGTCGCTACCCGCGTGAATACCTCACCTTGCGCTTAAAGCCGTAGGCTGGAGAGGCTGTCGCGCTTGTATAGGGTATTGTTCGTGAATACGTTGAACCGGGGACAAGTGTCGCCTAGCACCTCGCCTCGCTCCGAGAGGGAAAATCCAGGGTTACCTCGAAGAAGGCCTCTCCGGACTAGTGAATGGGAGTAATGTGACGGTCGCGGCCGAGTACCACCAAGCATTCTCATAAATCTAGTATACCTCGAGGAGCATTCCGAAGAAATTAATAGCTATAGCTACTGAGTAGCCGTCTTAATTTAGGCTTTAAGCCCCTTAATAGTGCTATTTTTTTACCGGAAGCTTTATCCCGAGTTTTTTAACGAGCTCCTTATAGCGATTACGCACAGTAACTTCAGTAACCTTCGCAGCCCGAGCGACCTCTTTCTGGGTCCGCATTTCTCCATTCTGAATTGCAGCAATGTATATTGCTGCTGCGGCTAATCCTGCGGGATCCTTACCTGCGGTGAGCCCCGCGTTTCTAGCTTGCTCGATGATCTCCATAGCCCTTTTGATCGTGGAGCCTGACAGTCTCAGCAACGACCCGATACGAGGTACAAAGTCAGAGGCGTTCGGTAGCGGAACCTTTATTGCGGCCTCCCTCAACAGTAGCCTATAGCATCTTGCCACGTCCTTTCTCCCGGCCCTAGTGTAGAGAGCTATCTCATCCAATGTTCTCGGCAACCTCATTTCTCTGCAGGCTGCATAAACAGCGGCCGCCATCACAGACTCGATGCTTCTGCCTCTCACAAGATTACTGTCTAGCGCTTTTCGGTATATCTCAATAGCTCGGTCCAGGACAGACTTAGGCAGACCGAGCTGAGCTCCAAGCCTCTCAAGCTCCACAACTGCCTGAGCCAGGTTCCTTTCAATAGAGCTTTGGGCTCTGGCTCTCACCTGCCACTTCCTAAGCCTAAGCATCTCTATCTTCTTCCTAAGGCTAATCTCACGGCCTGCCGCGTCGCGCCCAGCCCAGTCGATGTCTGTGACGAGGCTTTCGATCCCAAATCTCGAGATAGGTGCTCCGACCCTACTCCTTCTCTCCCTTTCCTCTGGCGTAAACGCCCTCCACTCTGCCCCCCTGTCAATTTCCCTTTCGCTCATCACGTAGCCGCAGTTTGCACAGATTATTTCACCGCGAGTGGCATCATAGATTAACTTCGTGCTGCCGCACTGTGGGCACTTAAGCTCTTCTTCAGATTCAAATTCTTCTTTTGCATTCTCCCTTTTAGCCATGCCACTCACCCGAAACCTATTTAAGGATTTCTCCAATTTACTTATAAAGTTTTCTGTCAAAGAAGAGGTGTACATGTGCCTATACGAGTTTTCCGCTAGCTTCCCTCAGGAATAGTACTGTGACACCGTTCTTCTCAGCTCTTGTCTTCATTCTCTTATCTGCCGTAGCGAGAATAAGTCCCTCTTTCTTGGCTAGGGATATTAGCGTTGAATCCACGTCTCCCTCTTTGGTCTTCACCTCAATAACTGAGAACAAGTTACTGTGCTTAGAAAGTACATCCTTTAGCATAGCTAGCGCAATCGATGCACTCCTACCTCTTTTGGAAGCCTTAGAGAGAGCAAGCCTCTTTAACTCCTCCACAACAGCATCGGCAATTAAGATACGGCAGACTGTGATTTCACAGTCAAAAAGCACATCTAAGAGGCTCAACCTCCGCTCAGAAACGAACAAGAGAACGCTTGTATCAACTAGCAGTGACACGCACATTGTGTTGCCTCGACTCTCATACCACTACTAACATCGTAATAAAAATCTTCTTGATCTATTGAATGCATTTCATGAAGATTCTCCTTAAGAAGTAAAAGTATTGCTCTACTATCAGAAAAAATATCAAAAACTTTTACAAAAATTTATTTAATTCATGATGAAGCTTTCAACAAGGGCTTCGATGCCTTCGCAAACACCACCTTCGAGGAAAAGAGTCATTATAATGGGAGCCGCAGGTCGCGATTTTCACAATTTTAACGTTCTCTTTAAGAACAACCCCAACTACGAAGTCGTTGCTTTCACAGCTACGCAAATCCCATTTATCGAAAATCGCACGTTCCCGCCAGAACTGGCCGGTCCATTGTATCCTAACGGGATACCGATTTACCCCGAGGATCTCCTGGAAGACCTTATAAGGAAGTACAACGTCGATGAGGTCTATCTTTCGTACAGCGACCTGCGTTTTAACGATGTGATGGATAAGGCAAGCCGTGTTATAGCCGCCGGGGCGAACTTTGTTCTACTCGGAGCTGAAAAAACGATGCTGAAGTCAACTAGGCCAGTTATAGCAGTGACTGCCTCGCGAACGGGGGCTGGGAAGAGTACCATCACACGTCTCATAGCCAGGGGCCTGAAACAGCACGGAGTAAAGTTCGTCGTCGTTAGACACCCGATGCCATACGGTGACCTTAAGTCCAGCGTGGTTCAAAGGTTTGCGTCATTTGAAGACCTAGATAAGTACAAGTGTACAATAGAGGAGCGCGAAGAGTACGAGCCTCACCTCGCCATGGGTAGCATCGTGTACGCGGGAGTTGACTATGAGAAAATTCTTAGAGAAGCCGAAAAAGAGTCGGAGCTCATAGTGTGGGACGGCGGGAACAACGACTGGCCATTTTTCAAGCCTGATCTCTATATAACGGTGGTTGACCCTACAAGGCCGGATGACGTTTTGGGCTCTTACCCGGGTTACGTTAACGTGAAGTTGGCTGACGTTATAGTCGTCAATAAGGTCAACGTGGTCGATAAGTCCGCAATTGAGCAGGTTGAAAAAAGCGTTCGTGAGGTGAATAAAAAGGCAATTATTGTTCATACGGTCTCGGAGGTTAATGTGGATGTTCCTGAGCTTGTTAAGGGTAAACGTGTAGTGGTAGTCGAGGATGGACCTACAGTAACCCATGGGTCGCTGAGCCATGCAGCAGGGTACTTTGCTGCGAAGCTTTACGGTGCTAGAGAGATTGTAGACCCACGTCCTTACGCAGTCGGCACGATCGCTGAGGCGTACAGGAAGTATGCTCACATAGGGCCCGTTGTCCCGGCACTAGGGTACTCTGAAACCCAGATCAGAGAACTCGAGGAGACGCTTAACAAAGTGCCTGCAGATACCGTCGTTCTCGGCACCCCATCAGACCTACGTCGCTACCTCAGGTTAAATAAGCCGGCTGTGAGGGTGTTTTACGAAGCTCGCGATGTAAGCAACCCTGGGCTATTAGAGATACTATCTGACTTTATCACGAAGAAGGTAAAACCTCGGTGAAGATAGATCTTTCTGGACGGTGTTTACTCGAGGCCTCCTGGTAGATAATAATATAATCCTTCGAGAGCAAATATATTCTCAGTCGGTATGGAGGAAGGCAAGGTACTTGTCCTATGCGTGGATAGGGACAACGATGTGGGTGATACTCTAGGCGTATCCACACCGGTCGTAGGAGAAGAAAGCATTCTGAAGATCGCGCTCGACTACATTCTGAGGCGTCCAGAGGACTCAGACTCTAACGCCCTCTTCGCGGCTATCCAAACGTACAGGGAGCTCAAGGCAAAAGGGTATGAGGGCAAAGTCGAAGTTGCCCTGCTGGCAGGCGTGAAGGAGGAGGGAGTTGAAGCTGACATGAAAATACTACGCGAGCTCGACTCTATCCTATCCAAAGATAAGTACACGGGAGCAATACTCGTGTCAGACGGACCTACAGATGAGGCGGTCGCACCGCTTATACAATCCAGGCTTCCACTCATCTCAATTAGGCGTGTGATCGTTCAGCAGTCTCGCGGAGTAGAGGAGACATTCGTCCTAATGGTCAATTACCTAAAGAAGCTCGTGACAGAGGAAAAGTACCGTAGATACTCCCTAGGTTTAACTGGAGCCGTCCTAGTCGCTTACGTTGTCCTCTCGACGCTGGTTCCGCAGTTTGTATGGCCTATCATACTACTTCTCACAGGGGCCGCTCTTTTCGTAAAAGGGTATGAGCTCGACGTGGCACTACGAGAAATCTACGCTTCGAGGCCGATAACGTTCGCCACCCTGCTACTTTCTTCGCTGCTACTGCTCTTGGGCGTTATACAGGGTCTATCGGTCTTCGTCCAAAGCCTCTCCAAGGGGGTCTGGAACGCCCTCGGAGATATGCTTATAGCTCCGGTGGGAGCCCAGCTAATAGTTGTAGATCTACTCGTTCTGTCGGTTGCCCTGCTAATCTTCGGTAAGTTAGTAGACGCCGTCTTATCGCGTAAGCCGCCGCTGTACTCAGATGCCTTCGCGATTACCACGATACTCATATCTCGGCAGTTGCTGGTAGAGGTTGCCAAATACCTCTCCGGAGGAGGTGACATAAGAGCGATTCTAACATGGTCTTTCATAGTTCTAGGGTTCGTGGTTTTCTCGGTAGCAATAATGCCTCTTGAGAGGAAAAGCGGGAGGTAATACTTGGATCGCAACGTAAGTAAGCTACTCCTAGTATTCAAATGGAATCTCGGAGAATGTAGCCAAGTAGACATCTCCAATATGCTTCGTTTATTATCGGGAAGTGGAGTTGTAAGGGAGTTGAGCAGGAACCTCTACGAGGTGGAGGGAAGCGTCGACCTAGGAGAGCTGATGGAGCACGCATACCGGTCTGTAACATTGAGCGACGTCATTGTTGTTAGAGAAGAGGTGGAGATTGGGGATTGTACTCTGGATGCGGAACCAGGAAGCAAGGAGTGGTTTCGCTCAGTCAAGATGGTCATCATTGGTGAAAAACCAAATAAAGTCCGAGTAGTGAACTGCCTTTTGGGAAAATTTATCCAGAAGAGCAACCTCTCCCTTGGTGAAATTTATCCCGAGCATGGCCAAAGATTTTTCCTTCTAGTAGACTTCGCAAGGGAGAAAGCTTACTGGGGTGAGATATTCCACAGCTTCAGGAGAGATAGATTCACGTACCGCTCGCCCGAGAAGAGACCATACTTGCAGTTCTCGGCTCTTTCACCGAAGTTGGCTCTCTTCCTAGTAAACTTATCCACTCAGGGACTCGGTGCAAGTAACGAGACCAGGACGTTTCTGGACCCGTTCTGCGGCTCGGGTAGCACGCTCATCGAAGCGGCTCTTTTAGGGTTTTACGCGGTGGGGGTTGAAATACACTACAGACCGGTTCGGGGGGCTCGGAGGAACGTGATTTTCCACGGCCTCTACGAAAGAGTAGACCTCATACTTTCAGACGCTTCAATGCTCCCTTTAAGGGCGAATGCTGTGGACGCGATAGCATTTGATCCGCCGTACGGCCGGCTCGCCTCCGCGAAGGGGCGAAGCCCCGATGAAACACTCAAACTCGCACTTCGGCGTGTAAAGGAGGCTCTAAAGAAGAGAGGGTCGTGCGTTTTCCTTTATCCATATGAAGGCGCCAATGCAGAGTTGAGGGATTTGGGGTGCGAGGAGATCTGCTGGATTCGCGAGCACTCAAGCCTCACGAGGTCAGTTTGGCGGTGTACTAAATGATCGCCAGGATAATGTTCTGGGGTGTTAGCAGCACGCGGCCTTTCAAGGGAAGGCTGCCTCCCTGCACCGTGGTAAAGCTCGACGGGAGAATTGTACTCCTCGACTCTGGAGAAATGTGTCAGGGAGCATTTGAGTACTTCGGGTTAAGCTACAACTCCCCATTGATTATTCTGATCTCGCATCTTCACGGCGATCATACATACGGGCTGGTGCCACTTTTGGAGTCATTGCAACTGGCTGGCAGGAAGGAACCGGTCGAGATCATAGGACCGCTGGGCGTAGGTGAGATAATTCCGGCACAGCTTTTGCTGAAGCAGGAATACCCGGTAAGGGTATTGGAGATTTTAGGCGACGAAGGCAGAATCCCGCTGGGCGGCGAGGAGCGTCTATCGGTTAGGTACATCAGGGCCCCCCACTCATACATATCGTACTCCTATGTGCTAGAAACACGCGAGAGAATACGTTTAGATGGGAGGAAACTACAGGAAGAAGGCATACCGGGAAAGCTCAGGAGAAGGCTTCTGGACAGGGGACAAATACGCTACAGAGGGAAGGTATACTTCCTTGAGGACTTCACTTTGGACAAAATCCCCGGTTTGAAAATCTCATACAGTGGCGATACGCTACCTAACGCCCGATTTGGAGCAGCAAGCCGGGAAGCAGATGTCATGATACACGAAAGTACATTCCTCCATGCTGACTGGATCGGCAGAGAGAGTATCGCCCACTCAACCTCCCGAGAAGCAGCATACCTGGCGAAGAAAGCTAGAGTCAAGCTTTTAATCCTCACACACTTCAGCACTCGTTACACCGAACTTGAGCCCCTGCTTGAGGAAGCCAAAGCCGTTTTCCCACGTGTTGTGTTGGCCGAGAGAGGCCTGGTGGTGGAGGTCAAAGCTGGGCGACCAAGGGTCATAACTATCATGAGGGCGTAGTAATACTAGTTAGAACCAGTTGCACGCTGTGTGAGCCGACTTTTGATATTTGCCGGCAAAGAATCTTGCCGCTCCTCAGCCGTGACACCTGAACTCGGCTTCTTCGTTTACTGGCCGCCCCTCACGTGTTTCGGGCACAAACCAGTTAAGAAACAGTTCTCGGTCACACTCACCTATGTCGACTAGTACTGATATCGCTCCAAGAGGGCTTTCACCGAACTCGAAGGTGCAGAAGCTGACACGTCCCTGGAAGGCGGCCTGTTTATTCAGATAGAATTTGAACATCTTCTCAGTAGAATCTCTCAAAACATAGCTTCGCGCAGCGTCGAGTATTCTCTGACTTTTGATGAGATTAGACAGCTTCTCGAGAGGTTTGTAAGACTCAGACCGACAGGTTACTTCTCGATAATCCTCGAAATTCTGGATGGAGCACTCATCTTTGCTGAATGACAGTACGTTTAGGATAGCTCTCAGGACCTTTTCCTCAGACTCAGTTGCATAGAGTGGAGCTCGAGCTACAACCATCATACTGTGACCGCAAGGAGAGGGTACTTATAAGCTTATACAGGAGATCTCTCTACTTCTACGTTAAGTAGCTTATTCAATATGTTTTCAACCTTTCTCTGGAGCTCATCGATCTCTATATCTTCGTTGACAACCATGATGTCTGCTAATGCGATGACAGAACCTATTCCGAATCCCAGCTCGCGTCGGTCTCTTTCCACGAACTCCTCCCACGTCGACGGGTCGTCCTTACGCGCCCTCCTCAGCAATCGGTTAAAACGAGTTTTGGGTGAGGAGTGAAAAGCAACCACGACAGCTTCTTTTGCATTCTGCCGAAGATAGTCAAGCTCCTCTAGGCTTCTCAATCCCTCGATAACAGCTACAGTACTCCCTGTTTTGCATGCTTTCTCATAAGCCAGCATCGCCACCGCCGCTTTGCCACTTTTGTCTCGCAACTCCTTGGCTATTCTCGCGAGGTTACTATCATTAACTTCTAACCCTCGCTCCTGTGCTATTTCGCGCACAATGTCACCCATATTTACAACGGGTAGACCCTTTCTCCTAGCAATTTCACCGAAGATGCTTTTTCCCGAACCGGGCATGCCTGTAACCAGTATTAGCTTCTCCACCCTGCATTCCGAGCTGCGCGCTGGCATACTCTTCCTAAGAGATACTCAAGGCTTAAAATTAGTTCTGTTTCAACCCTGAAGCAAAAAGTAAAGAAAAAGGAGAAGAAAAGAATATTTGTTCCTTAATGTTGTTTTAATCGAACTCGCTCTTCTCCTCTCCTTCTTCTTTCTTCTTCTCCTCCTTCTTCTCCTCGAGCTTTGAAGCGCTGATTATGTCGTCGATGCGGAGGATCATCGACGCAGCCTCGGTTGCGATTTTAATCGCATGGTCTTTAACGCTCGCCGGCTCAAATATTCCTAGAGCCAACATGTCCGCGACTCCACCGTTATTTACATCGACACCGTAACCCCACTTCGCGGGGTCTTCGTGGGCAGACCTTAAGTCAGCGATTATGTCGATGGGGTCTAGCCCAGCGTTCTCAGCGAGGGTTCGCGGAATAGCTTCTATCGCGTTGGCAAAAGCCTCTATTGCGAGCTGCTCCTTCCCACCGACCTCGGTGGCGTACTTGCGGAGCTCCCTAGCGATTTCGGCCTCGATCGCGCCACCGCCCGGGACGATGTACGGGTGCTTGAGGACGTCCGCGACAGCGTACAGTGCGTCTTTGAGCGACCTCTCAGCCTCGTCCACGGCTCTCTCGAATCCGCCTCTGACGAGGATTGTGACGCTCTTGGGGTTGGGGCAGCCCTCGACGAAGACCATCTTCTCGTCCGCCACCTTCCTCTCCTCCACGAGCTTCGCGGTGCCCAGGGCCTCGGGCGTGATGTCCTCAACCCTAGTCAGGATCCTCGCCCCAGTAGCCCTAGCAAGCTTCTCCATATCACTCTTCTTCACACGCCTAACAGCCAGAATCCCAGCCTTAGCCAAGTAGTACTGCGCAACATCATCAATACCCTTCTGGCAGAAAACCACATTAGCACCACTCTCCTTGATCTTGTCGACCATCTCTTTCAGTATCCTCTCCTCCTCCTCGAGGAACTGCTGCATCTGCTCGGGAGAGGAGATCCTGATCTCGGCGTCGATCTCCGTCTTCTCGACCTCGAGCGGCGCATCGAGCAGGGCGATCTTCGCGTTCTCAACCCTCTTAGGCATAGCAGGGTGGACAACCTCCTTGTCGACTATGATGCCGTAGACCAGCTGTGTGTCAAGGAAGGCGCCTCCCTTCTTTTTGATGATCTGTATGTTGTCGATATCCACACGTACCTGACCGTTAACCTCCTCTGCGACTTGCTTCACGGCTCTCACTGCTAGGTCTGCGAAGTAGTCCCTTAGGGCGGCAACGGCTTTGCTCCTCATGGATGTTGCCGCAACCTTCTTTAGAGTTTCCACGTCATCCAGGCTTACCTTGATGGCCTTCTGCTTAATGACCTCACGTGCTTTCTCCATTGCCTTCTTGTACCCGCCCACTATTATCGTCGGGTGGATGTTCCTCTCTAGGAGTTTTTCAGCCTCCTTTAGGAGCTCGCCGGTTAAGACCACTGCAGTCGTTGTCCCATCGCCAACCTCCTTGTCCTGAGCCTTAGCCACCTCTACCATCAGCTTCGCGACAGGGTGCTGCACGTCCATTTCATCCAGAATTGTTGCTCCATCATTAGATATTGTTATATCGCCGAGCGTGTCAATGAGCATTTTGTCCATGCCTTTAGGGCCAAGAGTCGTCTTAATGGTCTCAGCGATAGCTCTCGCAACCATTATGTTAAGATGAAGCGCTTCACGGCCAGTCTGCCTCGAGGTTCCCTCCTTCAGTATCAATACAGGAACTCCACCCAGCTGCGCCACCGACGCCATACCCTCACCACCAGGTGATGCCATTTTCCTCGCCTGCACCTCATGAAAATTATCGCTTCTATAAAAATTTTTCTCAACTCACCGCTAAGTTCATACCCATTAGCATCATGCGGCTTCCAGTAGCAGTAACTAAGCCTGAAAGCTTGAGGAGGTGCGGGGGCCGGGATTCGAACCCGGGCAGGCCGACGCCAGCGGATCTTAAGTCCGCCCCCTTCGTCCAGGCTCGGGCACCCCCGCACTATTGAAAGAATTCTACACGCTGTTAAAACTTTTTTCTA from Infirmifilum sp. NZ encodes:
- the dph5 gene encoding diphthine synthase, coding for MLIVGGVGIWGLRDVSLGLVEALKTAELVFLEEYTSITPGFSKRVLEDVIGKKVEGLTRSDLENGRLREILELARTNKVAILTYGNPFFATTHAYIVSEAYRLGVPVEIYPAPSVFDAILCSTGLHVYKFGRIATLVFPDEGVGYFPYTTYKVLGDNLSRGLHTLLLLEMRTEDGVFMSIPDAASVLLGLEERFRERVVEPNMLVIGVSRALSPDEEIFIGSLEEATKLEKSPPPHSLIIPGVLHDTEIDFLHYRLGVKREVLTGWSESVKRRLQST
- a CDS encoding transcription initiation factor IIB; its protein translation is MAKRENAKEEFESEEELKCPQCGSTKLIYDATRGEIICANCGYVMSEREIDRGAEWRAFTPEERERRSRVGAPISRFGIESLVTDIDWAGRDAAGREISLRKKIEMLRLRKWQVRARAQSSIERNLAQAVVELERLGAQLGLPKSVLDRAIEIYRKALDSNLVRGRSIESVMAAAVYAACREMRLPRTLDEIALYTRAGRKDVARCYRLLLREAAIKVPLPNASDFVPRIGSLLRLSGSTIKRAMEIIEQARNAGLTAGKDPAGLAAAAIYIAAIQNGEMRTQKEVARAAKVTEVTVRNRYKELVKKLGIKLPVKK
- a CDS encoding cyclic 2,3-diphosphoglycerate synthase translates to MPSQTPPSRKRVIIMGAAGRDFHNFNVLFKNNPNYEVVAFTATQIPFIENRTFPPELAGPLYPNGIPIYPEDLLEDLIRKYNVDEVYLSYSDLRFNDVMDKASRVIAAGANFVLLGAEKTMLKSTRPVIAVTASRTGAGKSTITRLIARGLKQHGVKFVVVRHPMPYGDLKSSVVQRFASFEDLDKYKCTIEEREEYEPHLAMGSIVYAGVDYEKILREAEKESELIVWDGGNNDWPFFKPDLYITVVDPTRPDDVLGSYPGYVNVKLADVIVVNKVNVVDKSAIEQVEKSVREVNKKAIIVHTVSEVNVDVPELVKGKRVVVVEDGPTVTHGSLSHAAGYFAAKLYGAREIVDPRPYAVGTIAEAYRKYAHIGPVVPALGYSETQIRELEETLNKVPADTVVLGTPSDLRRYLRLNKPAVRVFYEARDVSNPGLLEILSDFITKKVKPR
- a CDS encoding DUF373 family protein; translation: MEEGKVLVLCVDRDNDVGDTLGVSTPVVGEESILKIALDYILRRPEDSDSNALFAAIQTYRELKAKGYEGKVEVALLAGVKEEGVEADMKILRELDSILSKDKYTGAILVSDGPTDEAVAPLIQSRLPLISIRRVIVQQSRGVEETFVLMVNYLKKLVTEEKYRRYSLGLTGAVLVAYVVLSTLVPQFVWPIILLLTGAALFVKGYELDVALREIYASRPITFATLLLSSLLLLLGVIQGLSVFVQSLSKGVWNALGDMLIAPVGAQLIVVDLLVLSVALLIFGKLVDAVLSRKPPLYSDAFAITTILISRQLLVEVAKYLSGGGDIRAILTWSFIVLGFVVFSVAIMPLERKSGR
- a CDS encoding TRM11 family SAM-dependent methyltransferase, yielding MDRNVSKLLLVFKWNLGECSQVDISNMLRLLSGSGVVRELSRNLYEVEGSVDLGELMEHAYRSVTLSDVIVVREEVEIGDCTLDAEPGSKEWFRSVKMVIIGEKPNKVRVVNCLLGKFIQKSNLSLGEIYPEHGQRFFLLVDFAREKAYWGEIFHSFRRDRFTYRSPEKRPYLQFSALSPKLALFLVNLSTQGLGASNETRTFLDPFCGSGSTLIEAALLGFYAVGVEIHYRPVRGARRNVIFHGLYERVDLILSDASMLPLRANAVDAIAFDPPYGRLASAKGRSPDETLKLALRRVKEALKKRGSCVFLYPYEGANAELRDLGCEEICWIREHSSLTRSVWRCTK
- a CDS encoding ribonuclease Z codes for the protein MIARIMFWGVSSTRPFKGRLPPCTVVKLDGRIVLLDSGEMCQGAFEYFGLSYNSPLIILISHLHGDHTYGLVPLLESLQLAGRKEPVEIIGPLGVGEIIPAQLLLKQEYPVRVLEILGDEGRIPLGGEERLSVRYIRAPHSYISYSYVLETRERIRLDGRKLQEEGIPGKLRRRLLDRGQIRYRGKVYFLEDFTLDKIPGLKISYSGDTLPNARFGAASREADVMIHESTFLHADWIGRESIAHSTSREAAYLAKKARVKLLILTHFSTRYTELEPLLEEAKAVFPRVVLAERGLVVEVKAGRPRVITIMRA
- a CDS encoding RNA-binding domain-containing protein, whose translation is MMVVARAPLYATESEEKVLRAILNVLSFSKDECSIQNFEDYREVTCRSESYKPLEKLSNLIKSQRILDAARSYVLRDSTEKMFKFYLNKQAAFQGRVSFCTFEFGESPLGAISVLVDIGECDRELFLNWFVPETREGRPVNEEAEFRCHG
- a CDS encoding AAA family ATPase; protein product: MPARSSECRVEKLILVTGMPGSGKSIFGEIARRKGLPVVNMGDIVREIAQERGLEVNDSNLARIAKELRDKSGKAAVAMLAYEKACKTGSTVAVIEGLRSLEELDYLRQNAKEAVVVAFHSSPKTRFNRLLRRARKDDPSTWEEFVERDRRELGFGIGSVIALADIMVVNEDIEIDELQRKVENILNKLLNVEVERSPV
- the thsB gene encoding thermosome subunit beta: MASVAQLGGVPVLILKEGTSRQTGREALHLNIMVARAIAETIKTTLGPKGMDKMLIDTLGDITISNDGATILDEMDVQHPVAKLMVEVAKAQDKEVGDGTTTAVVLTGELLKEAEKLLERNIHPTIIVGGYKKAMEKAREVIKQKAIKVSLDDVETLKKVAATSMRSKAVAALRDYFADLAVRAVKQVAEEVNGQVRVDIDNIQIIKKKGGAFLDTQLVYGIIVDKEVVHPAMPKRVENAKIALLDAPLEVEKTEIDAEIRISSPEQMQQFLEEEERILKEMVDKIKESGANVVFCQKGIDDVAQYYLAKAGILAVRRVKKSDMEKLARATGARILTRVEDITPEALGTAKLVEERKVADEKMVFVEGCPNPKSVTILVRGGFERAVDEAERSLKDALYAVADVLKHPYIVPGGGAIEAEIARELRKYATEVGGKEQLAIEAFANAIEAIPRTLAENAGLDPIDIIADLRSAHEDPAKWGYGVDVNNGGVADMLALGIFEPASVKDHAIKIATEAASMILRIDDIISASKLEEKKEEKKKEEGEEKSEFD